The following are from one region of the Leptospira neocaledonica genome:
- a CDS encoding NAD(P)(+) transhydrogenase (Re/Si-specific) subunit beta → MEKAYINLIYLVSSILFIIGLKLLSHPKTAVRGNFTGALGMFLAVVGVFFEYGTITQNDIIIIGAGLLVGTAIGTFIALKVEMTGMPQLVALLNGLGGLASFLVGGNSLMEILQPGHDTKQLADLQFTISTAATGIIGAVTLTGSLIAFGKLQGLISEKAVRYFGDQIVKVLFLIGALYLGYLNVIEPTKIEWYWYIVLVASILGVLLVIPIGGADMPVVIALLNSYSGLAASATGFVLGNNVLIISGSLVGASGILLTQIMCKAMNRSLPNVLFGGLGAATSSADTGDIYTGKTKATSAEEVAMLLDMAQRVVIVPGYGMAVAQAQHAVRELYNQLTDKGIEVEFAIHPVAGRMPGHMNVLLAEADIPYDKMKEMDEINPTFNTVDVVIINGANDVVNPLAKTDPGSPIAGMPILDVDKAKTIIVIKRSLSPGFAGVPNPLFIQENCLMYFQDGKKATQEIVTALKDT, encoded by the coding sequence ATGGAAAAAGCGTATATCAACCTCATTTATCTTGTTTCAAGTATCCTTTTTATCATTGGATTAAAGTTACTTTCTCATCCTAAAACCGCAGTCAGAGGAAATTTCACCGGAGCACTCGGTATGTTCCTAGCTGTTGTAGGTGTATTCTTCGAGTACGGAACCATTACCCAAAATGATATCATCATTATCGGTGCTGGACTCCTAGTCGGAACTGCAATCGGAACATTTATCGCTCTTAAAGTAGAAATGACTGGGATGCCTCAGTTAGTGGCACTTCTAAACGGACTCGGAGGACTTGCTTCCTTCTTAGTTGGTGGAAACTCACTTATGGAGATCCTACAACCTGGTCATGATACGAAACAACTTGCAGATCTTCAGTTTACAATCTCCACTGCGGCAACCGGTATCATCGGAGCTGTAACTCTTACAGGAAGTTTGATCGCTTTCGGAAAACTGCAAGGTTTGATCTCTGAAAAAGCGGTTCGTTACTTCGGAGACCAGATCGTAAAAGTTCTATTTTTGATCGGTGCACTTTACTTAGGTTATTTGAACGTAATCGAGCCCACTAAGATTGAGTGGTACTGGTACATCGTACTCGTGGCATCTATCCTCGGAGTTTTATTAGTAATTCCGATCGGAGGAGCGGATATGCCGGTGGTAATCGCTCTTCTTAACTCTTATTCAGGATTGGCAGCTTCTGCAACTGGATTCGTTTTAGGAAACAATGTACTTATCATCTCAGGATCTCTTGTAGGGGCTTCCGGTATCCTTCTCACTCAGATCATGTGTAAGGCGATGAACCGTTCTCTTCCGAACGTTCTTTTCGGAGGACTTGGAGCAGCTACTTCTTCTGCGGATACTGGGGACATTTACACCGGAAAAACAAAAGCAACTTCTGCAGAAGAAGTGGCAATGTTACTCGATATGGCGCAAAGAGTTGTTATCGTTCCTGGTTACGGAATGGCAGTTGCTCAAGCTCAACACGCAGTTCGCGAACTTTATAACCAATTGACCGATAAGGGAATCGAAGTTGAATTTGCGATCCATCCAGTTGCAGGAAGGATGCCAGGTCACATGAACGTTCTATTAGCAGAAGCTGATATTCCTTACGACAAAATGAAGGAGATGGACGAGATCAATCCTACCTTCAACACTGTAGATGTAGTAATTATCAACGGTGCAAACGACGTTGTAAACCCTCTGGCAAAAACAGATCCAGGTTCTCCTATCGCCGGAATGCCGATCCTAGATGTGGACAAAGCAAAAACCATTATCGTGATCAAACGTTCCTTGAGCCCAGGATTTGCAGGAGTTCCTAACCCGCTCTTCATCCAAGAAAATTGCTTAATGTATTTCCAAGATGGTAAAAAAGCCACCCAAGAAATCGTGACTGCACTCAAGGATACCTAA
- a CDS encoding NAD(P) transhydrogenase subunit alpha, giving the protein MEQFVSYLTIFLIAVFVGIEVINRIPPLLHTPLMSGSNAISGITVIGAILTLHTTNHWIIQVLGFLAIVAATINVIGGFVVTHRMLGMFKKKD; this is encoded by the coding sequence ATGGAACAGTTCGTAAGCTACCTGACGATATTTTTAATCGCAGTGTTCGTAGGAATCGAGGTCATCAACCGTATTCCTCCTCTTTTACATACCCCTCTTATGTCAGGCTCTAATGCCATTTCGGGGATCACAGTCATCGGAGCAATTCTGACTCTTCATACTACAAATCATTGGATTATTCAAGTATTAGGATTCCTCGCAATTGTTGCGGCAACCATCAACGTGATTGGAGGGTTCGTAGTAACTCACCGCATGTTGGGAATGTTCAAGAAAAAGGATTAA
- a CDS encoding cation diffusion facilitator family transporter yields MHGHHHSHDDHHGHSHSHSGDPHSASMPENSRAFLFAFLLNFGFAGIEFVGGYFFNSLAILSDSLHDLGDSGFLALAWIFQKIAAKPRTQTFTFGYRRLSLSAALVNSFVLFLGSFGILFFAVSKLKEPGSPNGWGMLGLSILGVIVNGAALFKLKNSSGLNAKTAFLHLLEDVLGWVAVFFGSIALIIFGWSWVDPVLSIAISLWVGIQSFRNLRKILLLHLQSSPEGIDTKELENRILKLKGVRSVHDLHLWSMDGDYHVLTLHVGVQETSIAQAQKLKEKIRNITKEFHIPHATVEVEPAGAECPYQEC; encoded by the coding sequence ATGCACGGGCATCATCATTCTCACGATGATCATCATGGACACTCTCATTCCCATTCGGGTGATCCTCATTCGGCTTCTATGCCTGAAAATTCCCGTGCATTCTTATTCGCGTTTCTTTTGAATTTCGGATTTGCCGGAATCGAATTTGTTGGTGGATATTTTTTTAATAGTTTGGCCATTCTTTCCGATTCTCTCCATGATCTGGGAGATAGTGGTTTTTTAGCTCTTGCATGGATCTTCCAAAAAATCGCAGCAAAGCCAAGAACTCAGACTTTCACATTCGGCTACAGAAGACTCAGCCTTTCTGCTGCATTAGTAAATTCTTTTGTTCTATTTTTAGGATCTTTCGGTATCTTATTTTTTGCAGTTTCTAAGTTGAAAGAGCCCGGATCTCCAAATGGTTGGGGAATGTTAGGACTTTCCATATTAGGAGTGATCGTAAACGGAGCGGCGTTATTCAAATTAAAGAATAGTTCCGGCCTGAATGCAAAGACCGCATTCCTTCATCTTTTAGAAGATGTACTCGGATGGGTCGCAGTATTTTTCGGTAGTATCGCTTTGATCATATTTGGTTGGTCTTGGGTGGATCCGGTCTTATCGATTGCAATCTCTCTTTGGGTCGGGATCCAATCCTTCCGCAATTTAAGAAAAATTTTATTACTACATCTGCAATCTTCTCCCGAAGGGATCGATACAAAAGAATTAGAAAATCGTATCCTGAAATTAAAAGGAGTTCGCTCCGTTCATGATCTTCATCTTTGGTCCATGGATGGTGATTATCATGTTCTCACACTTCATGTGGGAGTTCAGGAAACTTCTATCGCGCAGGCCCAGAAGTTAAAAGAGAAGATCCGTAATATCACCAAAGAATTCCATATTCCTCATGCAACTGTGGAAGTTGAACCCGCAGGCGCAGAATGTCCTTACCAAGAATGCTGA
- a CDS encoding DUF4345 domain-containing protein yields the protein MQTHSISDQTGSLISWITKIFLALNLAVYAGFTVAFLLFPVPLANAIGYTIHSSGALADFRAMYSGLCFGVGLLVYYGLIKPEFKTQAIFLSVASAAGLFVARLYTLFLDGPGNEYIYLSMATEIVSVFLGVWLLRKN from the coding sequence ATGCAAACTCACTCTATTTCAGATCAAACAGGTTCATTAATAAGTTGGATCACTAAAATTTTCCTGGCCTTAAACTTGGCGGTGTATGCCGGATTTACTGTGGCCTTCCTTCTATTTCCGGTTCCTTTAGCGAATGCAATCGGTTATACAATCCATTCCAGCGGGGCTCTTGCCGATTTCAGGGCTATGTATTCCGGTTTATGTTTCGGGGTCGGGCTTTTAGTATATTATGGTTTAATAAAACCAGAATTCAAAACCCAGGCCATTTTTCTTTCCGTTGCGAGTGCGGCGGGATTGTTTGTAGCAAGATTATATACTCTTTTCTTGGACGGACCAGGAAACGAATATATCTACCTAAGCATGGCTACTGAAATTGTTTCCGTATTTTTAGGTGTTTGGCTTTTAAGAAAAAATTAA
- the fliE gene encoding flagellar hook-basal body complex protein FliE: protein MNVDFNSKLWYTYNSGYSDSRYPLSPKGDKVSVKIEDQRHYGDVKEPVAPDYVAESFSEAMRNAFKSVNELQVEADELTQKMVYDPNSVDAHEVMVASEKARVALTFTKTLADGVVRAYRDLTSMR, encoded by the coding sequence ATGAACGTAGATTTTAATTCCAAACTTTGGTACACCTATAACTCTGGGTATTCCGATTCTCGTTATCCTCTTTCTCCTAAAGGAGACAAGGTTTCCGTAAAAATAGAAGACCAACGTCATTACGGAGATGTGAAAGAGCCAGTTGCTCCGGACTATGTTGCTGAAAGTTTTTCGGAAGCGATGAGAAACGCATTCAAATCCGTAAACGAGCTACAAGTAGAAGCGGACGAACTCACTCAAAAAATGGTATATGATCCGAACAGTGTGGACGCTCACGAAGTAATGGTTGCTTCCGAAAAAGCAAGAGTGGCGCTTACATTTACTAAAACTTTAGCTGATGGTGTTGTAAGAGCTTACAGAGATCTTACCTCCATGAGATAA
- the queC gene encoding 7-cyano-7-deazaguanine synthase QueC — protein MSSSSKSNGVRTKSHSKNPKAIVLFSGGLDSTTCLYQAIQDGYSPIALSFDYNQKHKQELKSAKKITKLLDIPHLIQKLNPEFFQGSSLTEKKIKVPKNSLGHSDIPNTYVPGRNILFLSFGVSLAEGIGAQRLYIGVNALDYSGYPDCRPEFIKAYSETIRLGTKMGSEGHPLEICTPLQFLDKKEIVLLGSKLGVPFSMTHSCYDPVGGKPCGKCDSCLLRKKGFQEAGVPEK, from the coding sequence ATGAGTTCTTCTTCCAAGTCGAACGGCGTTCGAACGAAATCTCACTCTAAAAATCCGAAAGCAATCGTTCTTTTCTCAGGTGGATTGGATTCCACCACTTGTTTGTACCAAGCAATCCAAGATGGTTATTCTCCTATCGCTCTTTCCTTCGATTATAATCAAAAACACAAACAAGAACTGAAATCCGCAAAGAAGATCACAAAACTTTTAGATATACCTCATCTGATCCAAAAATTGAATCCTGAATTTTTCCAAGGATCTTCTCTTACGGAAAAGAAGATCAAGGTTCCGAAAAATTCTCTGGGGCATTCGGATATCCCGAACACTTATGTTCCCGGAAGAAATATTTTGTTTTTATCTTTCGGAGTTTCTCTGGCAGAAGGTATCGGAGCCCAAAGACTCTATATTGGTGTGAATGCTTTGGATTATTCAGGTTATCCGGATTGTAGACCAGAATTTATCAAAGCATATTCAGAAACGATCCGTCTAGGGACCAAGATGGGATCGGAAGGTCATCCTCTTGAGATCTGCACACCTTTGCAGTTCTTAGATAAAAAAGAGATCGTGCTATTAGGCTCTAAATTAGGTGTTCCATTCTCCATGACTCATTCTTGCTATGATCCCGTCGGAGGCAAACCCTGCGGAAAATGCGACTCCTGCTTGCTTCGAAAAAAGGGTTTTCAGGAAGCAGGCGTCCCGGAAAAGTGA
- the flgB gene encoding flagellar basal body rod protein FlgB gives MFQKTHFMKTQDLLEKGMNAASMKRKVLADNIANADVPHFKRSEVLFESMIKRALESEKIEASKAIPTRIEDERHISFFTPLDYKSVKPKANIDYLTTVRADGNNVDPEKEVMEASNSQMQYMMMVERLNANFRDLKNVMRLA, from the coding sequence ATGTTCCAAAAAACACATTTCATGAAGACTCAGGACTTACTAGAGAAGGGAATGAACGCCGCCTCTATGAAAAGAAAAGTCCTCGCTGATAATATCGCAAATGCGGATGTTCCCCATTTCAAAAGAAGCGAAGTACTTTTCGAATCCATGATCAAAAGAGCCCTGGAATCGGAAAAGATAGAAGCTTCTAAAGCGATTCCTACCAGGATCGAAGACGAACGTCATATTTCCTTTTTTACTCCATTAGATTATAAATCCGTAAAGCCTAAGGCAAACATAGATTATCTGACCACAGTCAGAGCCGATGGAAATAACGTGGATCCCGAGAAAGAAGTAATGGAAGCTTCTAATTCTCAAATGCAATACATGATGATGGTCGAAAGACTGAACGCGAACTTCCGAGATTTGAAGAACGTAATGAGGTTGGCTTAA
- a CDS encoding YbaN family protein, with amino-acid sequence MAEQKDYSHEVKLHKYGFVRYLLIIIGTISLILGIIGIFTPVLPTTPFLLLTAACYARASQKFYNWLMNNRYFGSFIRDWRIHKAIPLKAKIISVSTIVITMTISAIFAPIIYVRIGMAVIGICVIYYILHFPTKKEEVAE; translated from the coding sequence TTGGCAGAACAAAAGGATTATAGCCACGAAGTAAAACTTCATAAATATGGATTCGTTCGTTATTTATTAATCATAATAGGTACAATATCCCTAATTCTGGGAATTATCGGGATATTTACGCCTGTTCTACCGACTACTCCATTCTTACTTCTAACAGCTGCTTGTTATGCAAGAGCTTCTCAAAAGTTCTATAACTGGCTGATGAATAATAGATATTTCGGAAGTTTTATCCGTGATTGGAGAATACATAAAGCGATTCCCCTAAAAGCAAAGATCATCTCCGTTTCCACAATCGTGATCACTATGACTATCAGTGCAATATTTGCTCCAATCATTTACGTAAGGATAGGAATGGCTGTGATTGGTATATGCGTAATCTATTATATTCTTCACTTTCCTACTAAAAAGGAAGAAGTAGCGGAATAA
- a CDS encoding YjgN family protein, with protein sequence MENSTTRAKFDGDGWELLKLYLFNALATISTLGIYSFWARVRVERYLRQHTAFLGQRFDFHATGLERFLGFLKAAPIAIILFCAIKFPLQWWVFSPEFETFSNLIPAFLLLYLLGPFIFVGRLRFHLSRTSYNNIRFHFAGRVLELVKIFLVGIPLTILTFGFYSPWFTIRLKRFQIENTYYGNAGFKFDGTGGSLFWIHLKGFLLLLPTLGFYASWWQANVYNYYWNRTTVNGIRFKSNLKGEDVLVYTIISYVSILFTLGLAFPWIAVIWYKLFYEAISLEVEPDLSQIQPEYDKGASALAEGFESSLEALADIFD encoded by the coding sequence ATGGAAAATTCAACGACTCGAGCCAAGTTTGACGGAGACGGATGGGAGTTACTTAAATTATATCTTTTTAATGCTTTGGCTACGATCAGTACCTTAGGTATTTATTCTTTTTGGGCAAGAGTAAGAGTAGAAAGATATTTAAGGCAACATACTGCTTTCTTAGGGCAGAGATTCGATTTCCATGCTACCGGTCTAGAAAGGTTTTTAGGATTTTTAAAAGCAGCTCCCATTGCGATTATTCTATTCTGTGCGATCAAATTTCCTCTACAATGGTGGGTCTTTTCTCCAGAGTTTGAAACTTTCTCAAATTTGATTCCTGCTTTTCTTCTCTTATATTTGCTTGGGCCGTTTATCTTTGTCGGAAGATTAAGATTTCATTTAAGTAGGACATCTTATAATAATATAAGATTTCATTTTGCCGGAAGAGTTTTGGAACTTGTCAAAATTTTCCTTGTTGGAATTCCTCTTACGATCCTCACTTTCGGATTTTATTCTCCTTGGTTTACGATTCGCCTGAAAAGATTCCAGATAGAAAATACCTATTATGGAAACGCAGGATTTAAGTTTGATGGGACAGGAGGATCTTTGTTCTGGATCCACTTAAAAGGTTTCCTTCTTCTTTTACCTACGCTCGGTTTTTATGCTTCTTGGTGGCAGGCAAATGTTTATAATTATTATTGGAATCGAACCACTGTAAATGGGATCAGATTTAAATCCAATTTAAAGGGAGAAGATGTATTGGTTTATACCATTATTTCTTATGTTTCGATCCTCTTTACTCTAGGTTTGGCATTTCCATGGATCGCGGTAATTTGGTATAAATTATTTTACGAAGCGATTTCCTTAGAAGTCGAACCTGATCTTAGCCAGATCCAGCCTGAATATGATAAGGGAGCCTCCGCATTGGCAGAAGGTTTTGAAAGTTCTTTGGAAGCCTTGGCCGACATATTCGATTAA
- a CDS encoding uracil-DNA glycosylase — protein MSETSKEQELEIIAKEVAPCVRCKLSSTRTQTVFGEGNPNAEVMFIGEGPGKQEDLTGRPFVGKAGELLTRIIERGMGVPRDSVYIANITKCRPTVDLKFEKDRPPEDDEVIACSPFLLRQISIIQPKVIITLGNPSTRFILRTKEGITKLRGNWGDFHGIPVMPTYHPSYVIRNGGENSPLKRDVWEDIKKVLDRLDWKRPG, from the coding sequence ATGAGTGAAACTTCGAAAGAACAAGAATTGGAGATCATCGCAAAAGAGGTGGCTCCTTGCGTTCGATGTAAATTGAGTTCGACTCGGACCCAAACTGTTTTCGGAGAAGGGAATCCGAATGCAGAAGTCATGTTCATCGGAGAAGGCCCAGGCAAACAAGAGGACCTGACAGGCAGACCTTTCGTTGGAAAGGCAGGAGAATTATTAACTAGAATTATAGAAAGAGGGATGGGTGTTCCAAGAGACAGCGTTTACATTGCGAACATCACTAAATGTAGGCCAACTGTGGATCTAAAATTCGAAAAAGATAGACCTCCCGAGGACGACGAAGTAATTGCATGTTCTCCTTTTTTACTCAGACAAATTTCTATCATACAGCCAAAGGTGATCATAACTTTAGGGAATCCATCTACTAGATTTATTTTAAGAACAAAAGAAGGAATTACCAAACTTAGGGGAAATTGGGGAGACTTTCACGGAATCCCTGTTATGCCTACTTATCATCCTAGCTACGTAATCCGCAACGGCGGAGAAAATAGCCCTTTAAAAAGAGATGTTTGGGAAGATATAAAAAAGGTCCTGGACAGACTGGATTGGAAACGTCCGGGATAG
- the flgC gene encoding flagellar basal body rod protein FlgC — translation MGLFSAVNISATGLSAQRLRMDVIGNNIANATTTRNTNGDGPFRRDRVILTPVNLRTKWKSPVYPFGLSPGEGKGVKVMKIEKDMSPLRLTYDPTHPDAIQIGPKKGYVEMPNVNIVTEMTDMISASRSYEANVQMITGSKAMFNKALEIGRA, via the coding sequence ATGGGACTATTTAGCGCAGTTAATATCTCCGCCACCGGACTTTCGGCACAAAGACTTCGGATGGACGTAATCGGGAACAATATCGCGAACGCAACCACTACCAGAAATACAAATGGAGATGGTCCATTCCGCAGGGACAGAGTGATCCTAACTCCTGTAAATCTTAGAACCAAATGGAAAAGTCCCGTTTATCCTTTTGGTCTTTCTCCTGGAGAAGGTAAAGGTGTGAAAGTAATGAAAATCGAGAAGGATATGAGTCCTTTAAGATTAACTTATGATCCTACTCACCCGGACGCGATCCAGATCGGACCTAAAAAAGGCTATGTAGAAATGCCGAACGTAAATATAGTCACCGAAATGACGGACATGATCTCAGCTTCCAGATCCTACGAAGCAAACGTCCAGATGATCACAGGCTCTAAAGCAATGTTCAATAAAGCCTTAGAGATCGGAAGAGCTTAA
- a CDS encoding helix-turn-helix domain-containing protein: MSELFGWFSDGMILFGGFLSFLLAIGEFPSDRKHRFQVLLSLTLVSLGFMQLSGSLVLNPNAGQDLNLKLWNLPLLYLPPAFAFLALLSFLEEDFRYKSVHLLFFLPFLLCLGTVGFFRMVEYTGPSSEIHWNIQDPISGTGILYLGAGIFSLGFVFPIFKILPQISELKFKILFGIFALDCLIVSLFGIVGLTFHPIFLKLALITVTLAVSLVYYIRRKYFDFPETVKSDLAKVKYSRTRLEGLEVETILEKLNFLFESEKIHRREDLSLAELAKELSLTTHQFSELINNKIGKGYFSLINHHRIEDAKQLLSETDKTVLEIAMTVGFNNRSSFNEAFLKLTQKTPISYRKMCKPL, encoded by the coding sequence ATGTCTGAATTATTCGGATGGTTTTCGGATGGGATGATCCTCTTCGGGGGATTTCTTTCGTTTTTGCTGGCAATCGGAGAATTCCCTTCCGACAGAAAACATAGATTCCAGGTTTTACTTTCTCTTACCCTAGTCTCTTTAGGATTTATGCAGCTTTCCGGTTCTTTGGTCCTAAATCCGAATGCAGGTCAGGATCTAAATCTAAAACTTTGGAACCTTCCTCTTTTATATCTTCCTCCTGCTTTTGCTTTTTTAGCGCTTCTATCATTTTTGGAAGAAGATTTCAGATATAAGTCGGTACATCTACTCTTCTTCCTTCCATTCTTACTTTGTTTAGGGACAGTTGGGTTTTTCAGAATGGTAGAATATACAGGGCCTTCTTCCGAGATCCATTGGAATATCCAAGATCCGATTTCTGGAACGGGAATTTTGTATTTAGGAGCAGGGATTTTTTCTCTTGGTTTTGTTTTTCCTATCTTTAAGATACTTCCTCAAATTTCGGAACTTAAGTTTAAGATCTTATTCGGAATATTTGCATTAGATTGTTTAATCGTTTCACTTTTTGGAATAGTCGGACTGACCTTCCATCCCATCTTTCTAAAACTTGCGCTGATAACTGTAACTCTTGCAGTCTCACTTGTATATTATATCCGTAGGAAATATTTCGATTTTCCGGAAACCGTTAAATCCGATCTAGCTAAAGTTAAGTATTCTAGGACAAGATTAGAAGGTTTAGAAGTCGAAACCATATTAGAAAAGCTGAACTTTCTATTCGAATCCGAAAAAATCCATCGAAGAGAGGATCTATCCCTGGCGGAACTCGCAAAAGAATTGTCCCTGACCACCCACCAATTTTCGGAACTGATCAATAATAAGATCGGAAAAGGATATTTTTCTCTGATCAACCACCATCGGATAGAAGATGCCAAACAACTTTTGTCTGAAACTGATAAGACTGTTTTAGAGATCGCAATGACAGTTGGTTTTAATAACCGTTCTTCTTTTAATGAAGCTTTTTTGAAACTTACTCAAAAAACTCCGATCTCTTATCGAAAAATGTGTAAGCCTTTATAA
- the queD gene encoding 6-carboxytetrahydropterin synthase QueD has translation MEEIELTKEFRFDAAHFLPNVPEGHKCRRMHGHSFRFKLHLKGKVDEKTGWLMDFAEVSKVVKPLLENYLDHYLLNEIEGLENPTSENISIWLWKRLKPGLPLLYKITLNETCTSACVYNGPSEK, from the coding sequence ATGGAAGAAATAGAACTTACCAAAGAATTTCGTTTCGATGCCGCTCATTTCCTACCGAATGTTCCGGAAGGTCATAAGTGCAGAAGAATGCACGGGCATAGCTTTCGATTCAAATTACATCTGAAAGGTAAGGTGGACGAAAAAACAGGTTGGTTGATGGACTTTGCAGAAGTCAGCAAGGTCGTAAAACCTTTGCTCGAAAACTATCTAGATCATTATCTTCTAAACGAAATAGAAGGTCTAGAAAATCCAACCAGCGAGAATATCAGTATCTGGTTATGGAAAAGACTGAAACCGGGGCTTCCTCTTTTATACAAAATCACATTAAACGAAACCTGCACTAGTGCATGCGTTTATAACGGACCTTCTGAGAAATAA
- a CDS encoding STAS domain-containing protein, whose protein sequence is MGENSEIIEIKPELTALFNDYYAFRNQLMDAIAKKPIKIVLDLGKIPVMNSISISSLVWFCKNAKLEGIEIDIREIHPDLMKTFEVLKIDEYFQRI, encoded by the coding sequence ATGGGTGAAAATTCGGAGATTATCGAGATCAAGCCGGAGCTAACTGCCCTTTTTAACGACTATTACGCATTTCGAAACCAGTTGATGGACGCGATTGCCAAAAAACCGATTAAAATCGTTTTGGATCTTGGCAAAATTCCCGTGATGAATTCCATTTCTATCAGTTCCTTGGTTTGGTTCTGCAAAAATGCCAAGTTAGAAGGGATCGAGATCGATATAAGAGAGATACATCCCGATTTAATGAAAACTTTCGAAGTACTCAAGATCGACGAATACTTCCAACGAATCTAA
- a CDS encoding LIC10301 family lipoprotein, whose amino-acid sequence MKKILFSLAALSMLIGCQPPLQERILGIWERTSVCAADGQCKNSEPGKAAKLSIYRPGLAIYQNPEDPENQRRIEYEFYEKETKSREPELIFRFLNLGFDIRYIVKKANKETLELFNPDLNNTEIYKKLGPAPE is encoded by the coding sequence ATGAAAAAAATTCTTTTTTCCCTCGCGGCCTTATCCATGCTCATAGGCTGTCAACCTCCTCTACAGGAGAGAATCTTAGGTATCTGGGAAAGAACTTCCGTTTGTGCTGCAGACGGACAGTGCAAAAATTCAGAGCCAGGCAAGGCTGCAAAACTTTCTATCTATAGACCTGGACTTGCGATCTACCAAAATCCGGAAGATCCTGAAAATCAACGCAGGATAGAATACGAGTTTTACGAAAAAGAAACCAAGTCCAGAGAGCCTGAGCTTATATTTAGGTTTTTGAATCTAGGATTCGATATTCGTTATATCGTGAAAAAAGCGAATAAAGAAACTCTGGAACTATTCAATCCGGATCTAAACAATACTGAAATTTATAAAAAGTTAGGCCCTGCTCCCGAATGA
- a CDS encoding tetratricopeptide repeat protein, producing MIFFRKNIFVLLLGSILLFGVGLGSKETEPSDENQSIIAPSPEGELPLPPQPTDQSEVSRRKYQILALNTETINLLRSNALARAQANIERLKKLDPDCLEYHYLNGAYLYVIGRYPQSKKALLKAVEINPSHDPSYYLLGMIFVRRSKWESSVSYFQKAVELANYNPFYRLNMALAYFETGQYLKAKAEAEKGIELKPNYRNLKLILLKVNFLLGNKADALAQCKEFAKEGFVHREFAYIYARLAMDIDKNFRKAIKLYNQFPDLPFNEKRFLAHAYFHTSNYRASANIYSVISGSKIFSEEDRINYLRSLVFIKDYRRLESFVASWMLEEPEKKLKIQEALDTAELLRENDPKVYHMLPSRSPYNN from the coding sequence ATGATCTTTTTTCGGAAGAATATTTTTGTTCTACTCCTAGGCTCAATACTCCTATTCGGGGTAGGCCTAGGATCTAAAGAAACCGAACCTTCCGACGAAAACCAATCCATAATTGCCCCTTCTCCGGAAGGGGAGTTGCCTCTTCCTCCTCAACCAACCGATCAAAGCGAAGTTTCTAGAAGAAAATACCAAATCTTGGCTTTGAATACGGAGACTATTAATCTATTAAGATCTAATGCTCTGGCTCGTGCCCAAGCGAATATAGAACGTTTGAAAAAATTGGATCCTGACTGTTTGGAATATCATTATCTGAACGGCGCCTACTTGTACGTAATAGGAAGATATCCCCAATCCAAAAAAGCACTTTTGAAAGCGGTGGAGATCAACCCAAGTCATGACCCATCCTATTATCTCCTTGGAATGATCTTTGTAAGAAGAAGTAAATGGGAATCCTCCGTCTCCTATTTCCAAAAAGCGGTAGAACTTGCAAATTATAATCCATTTTACAGATTGAATATGGCTTTGGCGTATTTTGAAACAGGTCAATATCTAAAAGCAAAAGCGGAAGCGGAGAAGGGAATAGAACTCAAACCGAATTATAGGAATCTAAAACTAATATTATTAAAAGTGAATTTTCTTTTGGGAAACAAAGCGGATGCTCTGGCCCAGTGTAAGGAATTTGCAAAAGAAGGTTTTGTTCACAGGGAATTCGCTTATATTTACGCAAGGCTTGCGATGGATATAGATAAAAATTTCCGTAAGGCGATCAAACTTTATAACCAATTCCCGGATCTTCCTTTTAACGAAAAAAGATTTTTGGCCCATGCTTATTTTCACACATCGAATTACAGGGCTTCTGCAAATATATATTCAGTCATTTCAGGTTCTAAGATCTTTTCGGAAGAAGATAGGATCAATTATCTAAGGTCTTTAGTGTTCATCAAGGATTACAGAAGATTAGAATCTTTCGTGGCTTCCTGGATGTTAGAAGAGCCCGAAAAAAAATTAAAGATCCAAGAGGCATTGGATACCGCGGAACTTCTAAGAGAGAACGATCCGAAAGTATATCATATGCTTCCTTCTCGTTCTCCGTATAATAACTGA